The Bradyrhizobium betae genomic interval AGCTCAAATCCGTCTCCACCGCCACTGTCGCCACCGCTTTGTTCAAGCGCGGCCTGCGCATCCAGATGATCCAGGATGTGCATCCCCTGGGCGCGGACCAGCCGACCATGGTTGGGGAGGCTTTCACCCTGCGCTACATGCCGGCGCGGGAGGATCTCAACACGATCGACGTGTTCAAGGACCGCTCGCATCCGCAGCGCAAGGCGGTCGAGGATTGTCCGCCCGGTTCGGTGCTGGTGATGGACAGCCGCAAGGACGCGCGCGCGGCTTCGGCCGGCGCGATCCTGGTGACGCGGTTGATGAAGCGCGGCGTTGCCGGCGTCGTCACCGACGGCGGTTTTCGCGATTCCGCCGAGATCGCCAGGCTCGGCATTCCCGCTTATCACCATCGCCCGTCCGCGCCGACCAACCTGACGCTGCACCAAGCCATTGAGATCAACGTGCCAATCGGCTGCGGTGACGCGCCGGTGTTCCCCGGCGACGTCATCCTCGGCGATGCCGACGGCGTCATCGCGATCCCCGCGCATCTCGCCGAAGAGATCGCCAACGAAACCTTCGAGATGACGGCGTTCGAGGACTTCGTCACCGAGGAAGTCGGCAAGGGCCGCGGCATCTTCGGTCTCTATCCGGCCACAGATCCGCAGACGCTCATCGACTTTGCGGACTGGCGGAAGAAGAACGGGCGGTAGCAGGCGCCGGTCGCGGAACGATCACAGCATCCCGGGCCGGAACAGCTTCCGGTACTTGCGTGTCTCGGCGCCGGAGATCATGAATTCGCCGTCGCCGCGATAGTGGATGGTCTTTGGCAGCTTCGGCGCCGTCGCCACGTGCGCCTTGACCACTTCGAACACGAACATGTTGTACTTTTTCACCTGGCTGGCGTCGGCAAGCTGGCATTCGAAGCTCGCGTAGCACTCGTCGATCAGCGGCGCCCGGACATGCGTGCCCGGTTTGGGCGTCAGGCCGAATTCGCCGAACTTGTCGATATCGCGCCCGGAGCTGTTGCCTATCTTCACGACCGTCGTTGCGAGGTCGGCGGTCGGGATGTTGATCACGCATTGGCGGCTCTTGCGGATCAGGTCGAAACTGTGGTTCGCGCTCGAGATGACGCAGGCCACCAGCGCCGGCGAGAATTCCATCATCATGTGCCAGCCCATCGTCATGATGTTGGTCTCGTCCTTGTGGGCCGAGCTCACCAGGACGATGGGCCCCGGCTCGAGCAGGCGGCGGACGTTCGAGGTCGGAAAATCCCGCTTGATGTAACGTCGCATGCTCGCTCCTGTCGCCCGGATGGAGCGTAGCGCAATCCGGGGCGGTGCTTGTTTTGGATAAGGTCCCGGATTTCGCTTCCGCTCCATCCGGGCTACGAGATTACGCTCAGGCCTGCGCCATCCCCGCCGCCCACAGCGCGAACGCGTAGACGATCGCGACCTCGTCGAGCCGGTCGAAGCGACCAGACGCGCCGCCGTGGCCGGCGCCCATGTTGGTGCGCAGGAGCACCGGGCCGCCGCCGCTCATGGTGGCGCGCAGGCGGGCGATCCACTTGGCCGGCTCCCAATAGGTGACGCGCGGATCGGTCAAGCCGCCCATCGCCAGGATTGCCGGATACTCCTTCGCGGCGACATTGTCGTAGGGCGAGTAGGACAGGATGGTGCGAAAGTCCTTCTCGCTCTCGATCGGGTTGCCCCATTCGGGCCATTCCGGCGGCGTCAGCGGCAGCGTATCATCGAGCATGGTGTTGAGCACGTCGACGAAGGGCACCTCGGCGACGATGCCCGCGAACAACTCGCCGGCGCGGTTCGCCACCGCGCCCATCAACATGCCGCCGGCCGAGCCGCCATGGCCGACGATGCGCTTTGCGCTGGTGTACTTCGCATCGATCAGCGCGCGGGCGCTGGCCGCGAAATCGTCGAAGCTGTTGGTCTTCTTCTCGCGCTTGCCGTCGAGATACCAGCCCCAGCCCTTGTCGGCGCCGCCGCGAATATGGGCGATGGCGTAGACGAAGCCGCGGTCGACCAGCGACAGGCGGTTGGCGTTGAACGAGGCCGGCATCGCCATGCCGTAGGAGCCGTAGCCGTAGAGCAGCAGCGGCGCCGATCCGTCGAGCTCGAGGCCGCGACGATAGAGGATCGACACCGGCACCTCGGCGCCGTCATGCGCCTTCGCCATGATGCGCGTGGTGACGTAGTCGGCGGCATCGTGGCCGGACGGAATCTCCTGGCGCTTGCGCAAGGTGCGCGTCCGCTTGACCATGTCGTAGTCGTAGACCTCCGACGGCGTCGTCATCGACGAATAGGCGAAGCGCAAATTCGTCGTCTCGAATTCGTAGGATCCCATCGTGTCGAGCGAATAAGCCGCTTCGTCGAACGCGATCGCGTGCTCTTCTTTCGTCACGAGATCGCGGATCAAGATCGACGGCAGCGCATTGGCGCGCTCCAGCCGCACCAGATGGCCGGCATAGAGATCGAGATCGATGATGTAGATCCCCGGACGATACGGGATCAGATCGCGCCAGTTGTTGCGCTCCGGCGAGCCAAGCGGCGCCGTGACGATCTTGAAGTCGATGGCGTCATCGGCATTGGTGAGGATGAAGAGCTCGTCGCCGCGGTCGGCCAGCGAATATTGCACGCCTTCCTCGCGCGCCGCGACCAGCCGCGGCGGCGCTTCGGGGTGCGCGAGATCGATCAGCCGCTGTTCCGAGGTCTCGTGGTCGCCGCCGGCGATCACGCAGAAGCGGCCGCTGGTGCTCTCTTGCAGATGGGTGAACCAGCCGGCATCCTGCTCTTCGTAGACCAGCGTGTCGTCGGCCTGCTTGGTGCCGAGCTTGTGCCGCCACACCTGCATCGGCCGGTGATTGTCGTCGAGCTTCACGTAGAAGAAGGACCTGGCGTCCGCAGCCCAGACCACGCCGCCATCGGTCTCCTCGACGACGTCGTCGAGATCCTTGCCCGTGGCCCAGTCGCGGACACGGATCGAAAAATATTCGGAGCCCTTGGTGTCGGCGCTCCAGGCCTGCAGCTTGTGATCGTTGGAGTGGCGGCTGCCGCCGAACTTGAAATAGGTGTGGTCCTTGGCCAGCGCGTCGCCGTCGAGCACGACATGACCCTCGCCGCCGTCGCGCGGCATGCGGCCGAACAGCTCGTGCTGCCCGCCTTCGCGGAACTTGCGGAAATAAGCGAACGGACCATCCGGCGAGGGCACGCTGGAATCGTCCTCCTTGATCCGCCCGCGCATCTCGCGCACCAGCGTCTTCTGCAGGGCGCCGGTGTGGCCGAGCAGGCTTTCGGTGTAGACGTTCTCTTCATCGAGATATTTTCGGATATCCGGATCGAGCACCTTGGGCTCGCGCAACACCTCTTGCCATTTCTCGTCCTTCAGCCAGGCATAGTCGTCGGTCACGGTGATCCCGTGCCGCGTAAAGGAATGCGGCCGGCGCGGGGCGACGGGGGGCTGGGAGGGTGTCTTGGTCTGGGTCACTCGGTCCTCGTTCAGATGTCTGTCCCGTCTTATATCGTCCCGATCTAACGAATTGCCAGCGACCGCGCCAAGTCGCCGGGTTGTTGATGGGCTCCTTGTATGCTTTAGGGACGATATCCCGCCGCCGGTCCAGCCTGATGCTGTTCAATTCCTATCCGTTCATCCTGCTGTTCCTGCCGGTCGTGCTGGCCGGGTATTTCTGGCTCGGGCGGCGCAGCAATCTGGCCCCGGTGATCTGGCTGGCGCTGGCCTCGCTCGCCTTCTACGCCATCGGCAGCTGGCAGTTCGTGGCCCTGTTGCTGCTGTCGATCGCCTTCAATTACGGCGTCGGCCATCTCCTCATCGTGGCGAAGCTCACCCCGCCGCAGCGAAAGGCCGCGCTCGCGCTCGGTGTCGTCGGCGATCTCCTCGTGCTCGGCGTCTTCAAATATGCCGGCTTTGCCGCCGACAACATCAACGCGCTGTTCGGCACGCATGCCGCAGTCCACATCCTGCTGCCGGTCGGCATCTCCTTCTACACCTTCACCCAGATCGCGTTCCTGGTCGATGCGTATCGCGGCCAGGTCGCTGCCTATGCACTGCCGCATTATGCGGTGTTCGTGACGTATTTTCCGCATCTGATCGCCGGGCCGATCCTCCACCATAAGGACATGATCCCGCAATTCGAGCGCGAGGAGTCCAAGCATCCGGACCCGCATCTGATGCTGTGCGGAATCATCATCTTCGCCATCGGCCTGTTCAAGAAGACCTGCCTTGCCGACGGCATCCAGCCGCTGGTCGCGCTCGCCTTCGACGCGCGCGCGCCGAGCTTCGACCAGGCATGGTGTGGCGTGCTCGCCTACACGTTCCAGCTCTATTTCGACTTCTCCGGCTATTCCGACATGGCGGTCGGGATCTCGCTGATGTTCGGCATCTTCCTGCCGGTCAATTTCAACTCGCCCTACAAGGCGACCAGCATCGTCGAGTTCTGGCGGCGCTGGCACATGACCTTGTCGCAGTTCTTGCGCGACTATCTCTATATCCCGCTCGGCGGCAACCGCCACGGCCGCGTGCTGCGTTACGTCAACCTGCTGATCACGATGCTGCTCGGCGGGCTCTGGCACGGCGCGGCCTGGACGTTTGTCATCTGGGGCGCGCTGCACGGCGCCTATCTCTGCGTCAACCATGCCTTCAACGCGCTGGTGCCGAACGTCCCGGCGATCCTTGCGCGGCCGGTTCGTTTCGCCGGCGCCGTGTTGACTTTCCTCGCCGTCGTCGTCGCCTGGGTGTTCTTCCGCGCCGAGCGGGTCGATTGGGCGCTGCGGATCCTCCACGCGATGGCGGATCCCGCGACTATCGTGTTCGGGCGCGAGGAGATCGCGGCACTGGTGATGATATCGATCTACGCGGCGCTGGTGTGGCTGGCGCCGAACACGCAAGCGATCATGGGATATGATCATGGCAATCGCCAGGTCGGCGAGACCTTGCGGGCAGAGCGCATGCGGCCGTTGGTCCTCTATGGCGCATCGTTGGTGCTCGCGCTCGGGATTCTCGGCATCCAGAGCCACAGCGAATTCATCTATTTCCGGTTCTGATGCGCAGCGCCTTCACCAGTCTGAAGCGTCTCATCCTCGCGAGCATCGCCTGCGTGCTGGGCGCGGCCGCGCTCATCTTCGTCGTCGACCCCCTGCAACTGTTCCGTCCCGCGCGTCTCGTCGCAGCCGGTTACTCCGAAGACACGCGCGTGCAGAATGCCGGGCTGATCCGCAGCCAGTCGTTCAACACCGCCTTCATGGGCACCTCGCTCGCGATCCACTTTCGCCAGAGCGACATCGACCGCGCGCTCGGCGTCCGCTCGCTCAAGCTGGCGATGACCGGGTCCAACTCGCGCCAGCAGGGATTCGTGCTAGAGCAAGCAATCGACCGCGGCGCGCGGCGCGTGATCTGGGCAATGGACGATTTCAGCTTCGTCGATGCGGCCGATATCGAGGTCGATCCGTATCTCTCCGTCGATCTCTATCGCAGGACGCCGAAGGGCATCGCGTCCTATCTGTTCAGCGCCGCAATGGCGAAGGAATCCCTGTTCGCGTTGCTGCGATCGGTTCCGCCGCTGCGGGACCCGCTGACACGGGCGGCACCTTATCTTCCCGTCAAGTTCGCGTTGTCCGACGTCGACGACATCTACGCCCTGCCGCGGAATTTCGACGTCGCGCGCGGCTACAATGCGGAGAGGACGCTTGCCGCCTTCGCCTATATCACTGATCCTGTCCGCAGCCGCTTCCTCGGCGAAGGCTATGGCTATGAGGCCATGGTGCGACATTTCGAGCACGACGTTGCAGGCCTCGTCACGCGCCATCCGGACGTGACCTTCGATATCTACTTCCCGCCCTATTCGATCCTGCAATTCGTCGCGATGCGCGATGCCTCGCCGGCGACGCTGAAGATCGTCATCGATCTCACCACCCACATCGCGCAGCGCCTGTCGCAGCTTCCGAACGTCCGCCTGCACGACTTTCGCGCGATCAAGGCGGTGACGCACGAGCTCGGCAATTACAGCGACGTCATCCATCATTCGCCGGTGGTGGATGCGATGGTGCTGGGATGGCTGGCGAGCGGGGAATACCGCGTCGATCCGAAGAAGCCGCTCGCGTCGCTGGAGGAACTGAAGGCGCAGGTCGAAGCGTATCGGGTACCGCAACCGTAGCCAATCACTCCGCTGTCGTCCCGGACAAGCGAAGCGCAGATCCGGGACCCATAACCCCGGGCAGGAGTTATCGCCCGAACTGGCGACTCCGAGTCTTCGCCAAACCACTCCCTGTGGTTATGGGTCCCGGGTTCGCGCCATGCGCGCCCCGGGACGACGGCGGAGTGTGGAGCGTTGGCTTTCGCCCTACGCCGCCACCTCTTCGCCGAGATACGCGACCGCCGCTTCCAGTCCGCCCTTGCCGTGCGGGATCTTCAGCGCGTTGAGGCCGACCTCGATCACTCCGAGCGTGCCGAGCAGCATCGGTGCGTTGACGTGGCCCATATGGGCGATGCGGAACGCCTGGCCCGAGAGATCGCCGATGCCGGTGCCGAGCACGACGCCGCACTTCTCCTTGCAATAGCGTTGCAGCACGGCCGGATCGTAGCCGTTGCTCATGGTCACCGTGGTCACGGTGTTGGAGCGTTCGCTGGCTTCCGCGATGTTGAAGCCGAGCACCTGGCCTTCCGACCATGCGGAGACCGCGCGGCGCGTGGCTTCGCCGAGCAGGCTGTGGCGGCGGAAGGCGTTCTCAAGCCCTTCCTCGTGCAGCAGGTCGATCGCCTGGCGCAGCGCGAACAGCAGATGCACCGGCGCGGTGCCGGCATATTTGCGATAGTGCTCGCTGCCCTCGCGTTCGCTCCAGCTCCAGTAAGGGGTGCTCATATTGGCCTTCTTCTGCACTTCGAGCGCGCGCGCATTGGCGGCGACGAAGCCGAGGCCGGGCGGCGTCATCAGGCCCTTCTGCGAGCCGGACATCGCGACGTCGACGCCCCATTTGTCCATCTCGAACGGCATGCAGCCGAGCGAGGCCACGGTGTCGACCATGTACAAAGCCGGATGGCCGCTCGCCTTGATCGCCTTGCCGATCGCCTCGATGTCGTTCTGCACGCCCGAGGCCGTGTCGACCTGGACGACGACGACGGCCTTGATCGCGTGCTCCTTGTCGCGGCGCAGGCGTTCCTCGACCTCGTGCGGCCGCACTGCGCGGCGCCAGTCGCCCTTGAGCACCTCGACCTCGGCGCCCATCAGGGCTGCGGCATGGCCCCAGCCGATCGCGAAGCGTCCGCTCTCCAGAACCAGCACCTTGTCGCCGCGCGACAGCACGTTGCTCAGCGCGGCTTCCCAGGCGCCATGGCCGTTGGCGATGTAGATGTAGGACTTGCCCTTGGTGGCAAACAGGCCCGAGATGTCGCGGAGCAGGCTCTCGGTCAGATCGGTCATCTGTTTGGAGTAGATGTCGATCGCCGGACGATGCATCGCCTGCAACACGGCGTCGGGCATCGTGGTGGGCCCGGGGATGGCCAGAAATTCCCGGCCCGCGCGAACGGTCATTGCGGTCAGTCCTTGTTGCTTGAGAACAGGGTGGTGGGTCGCTGATTCATGCTTTTACGCGGCGCTGCGATGCAAGAAAAGCGCCTAAAACGCAGGTCTGAGGTAGCTTTTTGTTTTGAGCATGGTCTTGTCGGAAAACCGCTTCACACTTTTCCGGACCATGCTCTATCTCTTCGTTTCGCGGCAGCCGGCGGCCTCAGCCTCTTCCACCGAGCAGAACCAGCGGGTGCCCTTGCTGATCCGCATCTTGATCTGAGAGTACCAGCGGCTGGTCGGCGGGTGAAAGATGCACTCGCCGGCGCTGTTGACGTTGCCCTTGATGGTGCAGTCGGGCGAGGGCGCGACCGGCCCCGAGGCGGAGGCGAGCAGGATCGAATGGGTGCCGTCCGGCGGCTTGGTCGCGCCCAATATGGTCGTCTTCTTGTTGCGCACGCGCCAGTCCCAGGGCGCGATGAAGGCGCCCTGCCACATGCCGGCTTTTGCCTCGCGCGCGGCGGCCTCGTCGGCGTCGTAGTCATGCGAGACGCGGGTGTAGGACAAGGCCCAGCCGCTCCGCACCAGCCATTTCTGGATGTCCTCGCCGCCGACCTCGCAGCGCGCCACGGTGCGGCCGCGCCGGTCGATCGCGCGGGTATGGCAGAGCCAGGTCTTGCCCTCGGCATATTTGGCGAGCTCGTCGCGCGCGGCGACGCCGCAGGTCCAGCGCTCGCCCTTGGTGTTGAGGCAGAGCTGGTCGGAGGACGGCGCGTCGATGCCGCCGAGCCGGATCCGCGTGTTGCCGATCACCACGGAATCGCCGTCGCGGACTTTTGCCGTGCCGGTGACGTCGGCGGCCTCAGCCAGCGAGGGCAAGGTGAGCTGGCACAAGCCGAGCAATGACAGCGCAATCAGGAATTTTCGCAACATGCCGGTCCGCGTGTGAAGAAAATCTCGATAGAGCCCGCAATTGTGGTCGGCTTTTGTCCGCCCGGCCAGCGCCTGCCTGACGATTGACCTTTCAACTTCCCGTCATTGCGCGAGGGTCTTCTCCGCTCTCGTGTCCCGGACGCGGTGCGGCGTGCAACGCCGCTCCGCAGAGCCCGGGGCACGAGACCGGGCTATCCCCGTCCGGCCATCGCTCGCTTCGCCACCGCGAGCCCCATCAGCACGAACGCCGACGTCACTTCCGGTCCGCCCACCAGAATCCGTGTCGGCGTCTTCATCTTGTTCCATTCATAGGCGCGGAACGGCCCGCGGCGGCCGCCTTCGCCGAGGCTGGCGACGATCACGTTCAGCGCCGGTGCGAACGCACGCGGGTCGGCGCCGAGATGGCCGAGCGCGATCAGCGCCAGCGCAGCGTCGAACACGTTCATCTCCGCGGCCATCAGCTCGCCCTTGACGTAGGACAGCACGCGGTGGCGGATGAAGTCGAAATCGCCGTGAGGGTCGATCGCGGCCTGCGCCGCCAGCGGCAGCGCCAGGAAGGCTGCATAGCAGCGGCCGAAATAGGCGCTGTAGAGCTCCGGCAGATAGTAAATGTGCGAGCGCGGATTGGCGAAGGCGCCGCTGGCGGCAAGCCGCTTCTGGAAGCCGATGATGCGATGCACGGTGGCAAGCCGCGCCGGCGTCTCCAGGATCTTCCAGCGCGCAAGGTTACGAAAGCTCACCTCGAGAATGTCGAGATTGAGCGTCGGATCGAGATCGTTGCCGTAGGGCCGCTCACCCTTGAGATTATCGATCCAGGTCGCGACCCCGCCCTCGTAGTCGATGTTGTCGTTGATCGGCACCGTCACGCGCGGCTCGTTGACGCCGGCGCGCACCTGGTAGCCCGAATAGAAATCCAGCAGCGGCTGGTCGATGATCGGATCAGTGCAGCCGGCCTGCGTCGCCGCCGAGATCGAGCACGCGGTGGTGTCGCAATCCGGCACGTAGACGCCGAAGCCGAGGTCCTGCTTGATCTGCGCGAAGAAGCGCGAAAAGCGCGGATGTGGCGCCGGCGCCAGTGCGGTGATGACGTTGAACCGCGCGCCGTCCAGGCCCTCGACCTCCTCGCGGCTGATGTTGACGCAGAAATCCACCATGTCGGCGATGGCGCGCTCTGCCGCGATCTTGTCGACCGGCGAGGCGAGGCCGGTCTCGGCGTAGCTCAGCAGCGCCTCGATGAAGAACGCGTCGTAATAGGCCGAGCGGTGGCGGATCTGCACCGGCTCCCACATCGGCTCGGCGATGCCGGTCCAGGGCGGATTGATGACGGCACGGGCCGGCGATCGCGCGATGAAGACGCGGGCGAGGTTGAACAGCAGCGAGGAGTTCTTGTAGCCGCGCGCGTTCAGCCCCGTCAGCGCCATGATCAGCTCGCGCCCGCGAAAATCGGGGTCGCCGATCAAATTGAAGGCCGCATAGGTCGGCAGGAAGCCGTTCTTGCGGTACGAGCCGAGCAGATGCTGCGCGCAGTCGCGGATCACGCCGTCGATCTGCGCCTGCGGCGGCGCTGAGCCGGTGAACATCGCCGGTGGCGGTTTCGGATGGTCGAGCGCGATGCTGTCGACGAGATCGGCGACGGGCTGGCCGACCGCCGCCCAGTCGGGCTCGGCCTC includes:
- a CDS encoding ribonuclease activity regulator RraA; the encoded protein is MTKLSEATRTKLKSVSTATVATALFKRGLRIQMIQDVHPLGADQPTMVGEAFTLRYMPAREDLNTIDVFKDRSHPQRKAVEDCPPGSVLVMDSRKDARAASAGAILVTRLMKRGVAGVVTDGGFRDSAEIARLGIPAYHHRPSAPTNLTLHQAIEINVPIGCGDAPVFPGDVILGDADGVIAIPAHLAEEIANETFEMTAFEDFVTEEVGKGRGIFGLYPATDPQTLIDFADWRKKNGR
- a CDS encoding flavin reductase family protein, with the protein product MRRYIKRDFPTSNVRRLLEPGPIVLVSSAHKDETNIMTMGWHMMMEFSPALVACVISSANHSFDLIRKSRQCVINIPTADLATTVVKIGNSSGRDIDKFGEFGLTPKPGTHVRAPLIDECYASFECQLADASQVKKYNMFVFEVVKAHVATAPKLPKTIHYRGDGEFMISGAETRKYRKLFRPGML
- a CDS encoding S9 family peptidase; protein product: MTQTKTPSQPPVAPRRPHSFTRHGITVTDDYAWLKDEKWQEVLREPKVLDPDIRKYLDEENVYTESLLGHTGALQKTLVREMRGRIKEDDSSVPSPDGPFAYFRKFREGGQHELFGRMPRDGGEGHVVLDGDALAKDHTYFKFGGSRHSNDHKLQAWSADTKGSEYFSIRVRDWATGKDLDDVVEETDGGVVWAADARSFFYVKLDDNHRPMQVWRHKLGTKQADDTLVYEEQDAGWFTHLQESTSGRFCVIAGGDHETSEQRLIDLAHPEAPPRLVAAREEGVQYSLADRGDELFILTNADDAIDFKIVTAPLGSPERNNWRDLIPYRPGIYIIDLDLYAGHLVRLERANALPSILIRDLVTKEEHAIAFDEAAYSLDTMGSYEFETTNLRFAYSSMTTPSEVYDYDMVKRTRTLRKRQEIPSGHDAADYVTTRIMAKAHDGAEVPVSILYRRGLELDGSAPLLLYGYGSYGMAMPASFNANRLSLVDRGFVYAIAHIRGGADKGWGWYLDGKREKKTNSFDDFAASARALIDAKYTSAKRIVGHGGSAGGMLMGAVANRAGELFAGIVAEVPFVDVLNTMLDDTLPLTPPEWPEWGNPIESEKDFRTILSYSPYDNVAAKEYPAILAMGGLTDPRVTYWEPAKWIARLRATMSGGGPVLLRTNMGAGHGGASGRFDRLDEVAIVYAFALWAAGMAQA
- a CDS encoding MBOAT family O-acyltransferase is translated as MLFNSYPFILLFLPVVLAGYFWLGRRSNLAPVIWLALASLAFYAIGSWQFVALLLLSIAFNYGVGHLLIVAKLTPPQRKAALALGVVGDLLVLGVFKYAGFAADNINALFGTHAAVHILLPVGISFYTFTQIAFLVDAYRGQVAAYALPHYAVFVTYFPHLIAGPILHHKDMIPQFEREESKHPDPHLMLCGIIIFAIGLFKKTCLADGIQPLVALAFDARAPSFDQAWCGVLAYTFQLYFDFSGYSDMAVGISLMFGIFLPVNFNSPYKATSIVEFWRRWHMTLSQFLRDYLYIPLGGNRHGRVLRYVNLLITMLLGGLWHGAAWTFVIWGALHGAYLCVNHAFNALVPNVPAILARPVRFAGAVLTFLAVVVAWVFFRAERVDWALRILHAMADPATIVFGREEIAALVMISIYAALVWLAPNTQAIMGYDHGNRQVGETLRAERMRPLVLYGASLVLALGILGIQSHSEFIYFRF
- a CDS encoding pyridoxal-phosphate-dependent aminotransferase family protein → MTVRAGREFLAIPGPTTMPDAVLQAMHRPAIDIYSKQMTDLTESLLRDISGLFATKGKSYIYIANGHGAWEAALSNVLSRGDKVLVLESGRFAIGWGHAAALMGAEVEVLKGDWRRAVRPHEVEERLRRDKEHAIKAVVVVQVDTASGVQNDIEAIGKAIKASGHPALYMVDTVASLGCMPFEMDKWGVDVAMSGSQKGLMTPPGLGFVAANARALEVQKKANMSTPYWSWSEREGSEHYRKYAGTAPVHLLFALRQAIDLLHEEGLENAFRRHSLLGEATRRAVSAWSEGQVLGFNIAEASERSNTVTTVTMSNGYDPAVLQRYCKEKCGVVLGTGIGDLSGQAFRIAHMGHVNAPMLLGTLGVIEVGLNALKIPHGKGGLEAAVAYLGEEVAA
- a CDS encoding thermonuclease family protein; protein product: MLRKFLIALSLLGLCQLTLPSLAEAADVTGTAKVRDGDSVVIGNTRIRLGGIDAPSSDQLCLNTKGERWTCGVAARDELAKYAEGKTWLCHTRAIDRRGRTVARCEVGGEDIQKWLVRSGWALSYTRVSHDYDADEAAAREAKAGMWQGAFIAPWDWRVRNKKTTILGATKPPDGTHSILLASASGPVAPSPDCTIKGNVNSAGECIFHPPTSRWYSQIKMRISKGTRWFCSVEEAEAAGCRETKR